A genomic window from Plasmodium coatneyi strain Hackeri chromosome 13, complete sequence includes:
- a CDS encoding Serine/threonine-protein phosphatase 2A activator, producing MANDVPTQMGDDSGLSFKIVDEDSVQRFIRSAVYKELVDFITQLNNSVVAVEMHPLDHFYAREDSTEGVATRIDHVENILVISRNVQNVLTLVRSMNKYIDLCPPIKQPSRFGNKGFQLFCDEYYKEVDEKLPIILSQSGLENPSEHTFQLGHYLKNSVGNRKRIDYGTGHELNFLLFLFCLNKLHFFGPSDYKHLVLVLYRQYLECVRRIQITYTVEPAGSRGAWGLDDFQFLVFLFGAAQLSYNTQIKTDDIEKKELLELWAPKYLYFDALKYISMLKHAPFHESSQMLYDISGVETWEKICSGLLKMYQAEIIQKRQILQHILFGKLIDF from the exons ATGGCGAACGATGTGCCCACCCAAATGGGGGACGACTCAGGGCTGAGCTTCAAGATCGTCGACGAGGACAGCGTGCAGAGGTTCATCAGAAGTGCAGTCTACAAGGAGCTGGTCGACTTCATTACGCAGTTGAACAATTCCGTTGTGGCGGTGGAGATGCATCCGCTGGATCACTTCTACGCACGGGAAGACAGCACCGAAGGAGTAGCCACACGGATTGATCACGTCGAAAATATCCTAGTCATTTCACGCAACGTACAAAATGTACTCACGCTGGTTAGAAGCATGAACAAGTATATAGATCTATGTCCCCCCATTAAGCAACCCTCTCGGTTTGGCAACAAAGGCTTCCAACTTTTCTGTGATGAATACTACAAAGAGGTAGATGAAAAATTACCAATCATTTTAAGCCAATCTGGATTAGAGAACCCATCCGAACATACCTTCCAGTTGGGTCACTATTTAAAAAACTCAGTTGGGAATAGAAAGCGAATTGACTATGGTACGGGGCATGAGTTGAATTTTCTgctctttctcttttgccTTAACAAgctgcatttttttggcCCGTCGGACTATAAGCACCTCGTCCTCGTTCTCTACCGGCA ATACCTTGAATGTGTGAGGAGAATCCAAATCACCTACACCGTGGAGCCTGCAGGGAGCAGAGGCGCCTGGGGGCTGGACGATTTCCAGTTTTTGGTTTTTCTGTTCGGCGCAGCGCAGTTATCCTACAACACACAGATAAAGACGGACGAT atcgaaaagaaggaactgcTGGAGTTGTGGGCACCCAAGTACCTTTATTTTGACGCGCTGAAATACATTTCGATG CTGAAGCATGCCCCCTTTCACGAATCCTCCCAAATGTTGTACGACATTTCCGGCGTGGAGACATG GGAGAAAATCTGCTCGGGGCTGCTGAAGATGTACCAAGCAGAGATCATCCAGAAGCGCCAAATCCTGCAGCACATTTTGTTCGGCAAACTGATTGACTTTTGA
- a CDS encoding ATP-dependent DNA helicase, whose protein sequence is MLKYLKAKRLSGTETDQSEGSEVGESYSLEELKTKMEVAQKKHFGYKNLKDFQIEAVHAVFHRRDSLIVMATGMGKSLCYQIPSLMEEAKKKFTVVISPLISLMTDQVDNLNRKGISSVFLGSGQKVSNQQVLTEIKHGMYKIVYCSPEYALNNKQLFLMLRKRILLVAIDEVHCMSEWGHDFRPSYRKLHELRDILIGIPFMGLTATCTREVQSDILKNLNFDVKKCLIKTSSVNKRNLFYCVREKTNVMNDLRDVLDIPSSRSLERTKRFIDNSKICPYNSTLIYVNSKKECESIFSFLREKGLLVRMYHADLSNDEKKEAHEKFLKDEVQIIVATVAFGMGIDKPDIRRIIHYGFSRSLEAYVQQVGRAGRDNSNAEAILFFHINDESKIKNLLLRENIANNLIETNFQRVERIISMFTEASDYAYSTICRRKKIYEYFDETPDTCTDVDVFDREDNCGVCFYVKKYDMYLCANCDNCAYYLGEIRKVNTKGGGTKMGSQQTGGAKVIDVNAEDVSVKPAKGKSPTEVTSLLRKDSRNGVNTTLRRSNSPQAFTTDQGVDLSAELKTLLSCISSLKGRTGIGVICKVLVKSKESCIIKKGYHNIKEYGDGAHKSTNWWSAFLKVARNDKYIKETLIYGKDLSYLSVGVTPKGEAFIMDSEQRYTVRLPFFLVDKEKKGKPGKGGKKANALRSENDPVDHLYEEKASQRNRGSTFWEDFTHREGRGDYVGKEEKRLEEETHPSLLNATRGSVSHQDEGVYPITQATVERSNPIPDNKYRYFNTDKNQCRREHRYKEEKLTEEKINDSIMRILLRTRIIEARQQNIPPFQLISDKPLKDICHKRLTSVHLIRKHVDNISPVCPNSFLEKLISGIRGFCLLHDLDMNINLNTASQNVGSPEPVEREISSLNKFSNLISSYQYDHKGGKLGGDSSFQGAPSREIRSGPYAGGGVGSSIAHRGMNHGGVVNSGVVRNYARREEETSSYQSTYFNGGARTNVKMDVGRSWTPHPGGERNHPSGSLTGRVNPHLDCETSHSHSTFIEKRSAKETAPRPFCTTAEATNQLNHISSNDKSRLMDFFEDEFKFIKEANKSEFNPNGSLVDSKRVHQGPIDFPKYTFQGDVCRGSNAAQPIHIAHEAVKPSERIFPNRIDASTRLSTQGKYQNGGAWTGPRMRESPPEDPFIESFPIRRTMGENHANVLNDKKKKLDFIDSFSYDYKKQQDEDSLGGFPGRHDGASSFQDLKRRRF, encoded by the coding sequence ATGCTGAAGTACCTGAAGGCGAAGCGGCTGAGCGGGACGGAGACGGACCAGTCAGAGGGGAGCGAGGTGGGAGAAAGTTACTCCCTGGAGGAGCTGAAGACGAAGATGGAGGTGGCGCAGAAGAAGCACTTTGGgtataaaaatttgaaagaTTTTCAAATCGAAGCGGTGCACGCAGTGTTCCATAGGAGAGACAGTTTAATTGTGATGGCCACGGGGATGGGAAAGTCCCTATGTTACCAGATACCCTCCCTTATGGAAgaagcgaagaaaaaattcacagTGGTAATATCACCCCTCATATCTCTAATGACAGATCAGGTAGACAACCTGAACAGGAAGGGAATCTCTTCCGTCTTTTTAGGAAGTGGCCAGAAGGTTAGTAACCAGCAAGTGTTAACGGAAATAAAGCATGGGATGTATAAGATAGTGTATTGCAGTCCGGAGTATGCACTGAATAACAAGCAACTGTTTCTAATGTTACGAAAGAGGATCCTCCTGGTGGCCATAGATGAAGTGCACTGCATGTCTGAGTGGGGACATGACTTTAGACCCTCCTACAGGAAGTTACACGAATTGAGGGACATTCTAATTGGTATCCCTTTTATGGGGTTAACAGCCACATGTACTAGAGAGGTCCAAAGTGATATTCTAAAGAACCTAAACTTTGACGTGAAGAAGTGCCTTATCAAAACAAGTAGTGTTAACAAGAGGAACCTTTTCTACTGCGTTAGGGAGAAAACAAATGTAATGAACGATTTGAGAGATGTGCTGGATATCCCAAGTAGTAGATCCTTGGAGAGGACGAAAAGGTTTATAGATAATTCTAAGATATGCCCGTATAATTCTACCCTTATTTATGTGAACTCGAAAAAGGAGTGCGAAAGtatcttctcttttttgagGGAGAAGGGACTACTGGTTCGAATGTACCATGCGGATTTGAGTAATgacgaaaagaaggaggcacatgaaaagtttttaaaaGACGAAGTACAGATAATCGTAGCGACGGTGGCATTTGGTATGGGCATAGATAAGCCAGACATTAGGAGGATCATTCACTATGGCTTCTCCCGATCCTTGGAGGCTTACGTGCAGCAGGTCGGAAGGGCAGGTCGAGACAACAGCAATGCGGAAgccattcttttctttcacaTAAATGATGAatcgaaaataaaaaatctgCTTCTGCGGGAAAATATTGCAAACAATTTGATCGAAACGAATTTCCAACGCGTTGAGCGTATCATTAGTATGTTCACGGAGGCATCCGATTATGCTTACTCCACCATCTgtcgaaggaaaaagataTATGAGTACTTTGATGAGACGCCAGATACATGCACAGATGTAGACGTGTTCGACAGGGAGGACAACTGCGGCGTCTGCTTTTATGTGAAGAAATACGACATGTACCTCTGTGCTAACTGCGATAATTGCGCTTATTACTTGGGGGAAATTCGCAAGGTAAACACGAAGGGGGGTGGCACAAAAATGGGTTCACAACAGACGGGTGGTGCAAAGGTAATAGATGTGAATGCTGAAGACGTTAGTGTAAAACCTGCTAAGGGGAAATCCCCTACAGAGGTCACCTCTCTGTTGAGGAAGGACTCCCGCAACGGGGTGAATACTACCCTACGTAGGAGCAACTCCCCCCAAGCATTTACGACCGACCAAGGAGTAGACCTCTCCGCGGAATTGAAAACGTTACTCAGTTGCATTTCCTCCCTTAAGGGAAGAACCGGAATAGGAGTCATTTGCAAAGTACTAGTAAAAAGCAAAGAATCGTgcataattaaaaaaggctACCACAATATTAAGGAGTATGGAGATGGGGCACACAAAAGCACCAACTGGTGGTCTGCTTTTCTAAAAGTGGCCAGGAATGATAAGTACATAAAGGAGACGTTAATCTATGGAAAGGATTTAAGTTACCTCAGTGTAGGCGTAACGCCCAAGGGGGAGGCATTTATTATGGATTCTGAGCAAAGGTACACCGTTAGATTGCCCTTCTTTTTGGTAgacaaggagaagaagggaaaaccgggcaaaggagggaagaaggcCAATGCGCTGAGAAGTGAAAATGATCCCGTGGATCATTTGTATGAGGAAAAGGCTAGCCAGCGAAACAGGGGCAGCACCTTCTGGGAGGACTTCACCcacagggaaggaagaggagacTATGTgggcaaagaagaaaaacgtttggaggaagaaaccCACCCCTCTCTGTTGAATGCTACTCGTGGTAGTGTCTCTCACCAGGATGAAGGAGTCTACCCGATAACGCAAGCCACCGTCGAAAGGAGCAACCCCATCCCGGACAACAAATATCGATACTTCAACACAGACAAGAATCAGTGCCGCAGGGAACATCGAtacaaggaggaaaaattaacggaagaaaaaataaatgactcTATAATGAGAATTCTCCTGAGGACAAGGATAATAGAAGCTAGACAACAGAACATCCCCCCCTTTCAGTTAATATCGGACAAGCCGTTAAAGGACATATGCCACAAACGACTTACATCTGTGCACCTGATTAGAAAACACGTGGATAATATTTCGCCCGTTTGTCCTAActcctttttggaaaaactcATTTCAGGCATCAGAGGTTTTTGCCTTCTACACGACTTAGATATGAATATAAATCTGAACACAGCTAGTCAAAATGTGGGTTCACCTGAACCTGTCGAAAGGGAGATATCCAGTCTGAACAAATTTTCCAACCTAATTTCGTCCTATCAATATGAtcacaaggggggaaagctTGGGGGGGACTCCTCCTTCCAGGGCGCCCCCTCGAGGGAGATAAGAAGTGGTCCTTATGCAGGTGGGGGGGTGGGGAGTAGTATCGCCCACAGGGGCATGAACCATGGGGGAGTTGTTAACAGCGGAGTTGTTCGCAATTATGCACgcagggaagaagaaacgtCCTCCTACCAGAGTACATACTTTAACGGTGGCGCCAGGACCAACGTGAAAATGGATGTGGGTCGTAGTTGGACTCCCCACCCAGGCGGCGAAAGGAACCATCCCAGTGGAAGCCTCACAGGGCGGGTGAACCCTCACCTCGACTGTGAAACAAGCCACTCTCACAGCACATTCATAGAGAAACGTAGCGCAAAGGAAACTGCTCCGAGACCCTTTTGCACCACCGCAGAGGCGACCAACCAGTTGAACCATATTAGCAGTAACGACAAAAGCAGGTTGATGGATTTTTTCGAGGACGAATTTAAATTTATAAAGGAGGCCAACAAGTCGGAGTTTAACCCAAACGGTTCCCTCGTGGATAGCAAAAGGGTACACCAGGGTCCCATCGACTTTCCCAAATATACCTTCCAGGGTGATGTGTGCAGAGGGAGTAACGCAGCGCAACCCATACATATCGCCCACGAAGCGGTCAAGCCAAGTGAAAGAATTTTTCCCAACCGAATTGACGCCAGTACCCGTTTGAGCACCCAGGGGAAATATCAAAACGGAGGTGCATGGACAGGCCCAAGGATGCGGGAATCACCCCCAGAGGACCCCTTCATAGAATCCTTCCCCATTAGGAGAACCATGGGAGAGAATCACGCTAATGTCttaaatgacaaaaaaaaaaaattagattTTATCGATTCGTTTTCATATGACTATAAAAAACAACAGGACGAAGATAGCCTGGGAGGGTTCCCCGGCAGGCATGATGGCGCTTCGTCCTTTCAGGACTTAAAACGACGgaggttttaa
- a CDS encoding Ribosomal protein L15, with protein sequence MIRSCRAVSSLTLKRWLFVGSPPACNKGHTCAMANWIGTNRTVANQREDRQDAEIEPKLSKHFREVFHDGSEKNFECHPFNRRFAYSKKSFFPIEPRNLRTLGVNRQRKKKRGRGDKCPGKGIREKHKHRKSGRPNSRTFESGRTPLYRRLPKWPEAWLSRQKKNYDCLNLSKLRYFIEKGRLDVRFPITQRHLHDSKCVKVKNGVKLFNVNDYPFPYKIDIEVANADQSSIDVIKKVGGTVTIVYMERINLRAHVKPYKFEVLPRTARPNLDMIHFLEKMRSRGCLVKYIKPLWLIEEEKRIINELTEAEESSKLCPEGTDSWGDAEDEEKRRDRLLRGYRLQNTNVDGGSR encoded by the coding sequence ATGATAAGAAGCTGTAGAGCGGTGAGCAGCCTGACGCTGAAAAGGTGGCTGTTCGTGGGTTCCCCCCCCGCGTGTAATAAAGGGCATACTTGCGCAATGGCAAACTGGATTGGAACAAACCGCACTGTAGCAAACCAAAGAGAAGACCGCCAAGACGCTGAAATTGAACCAAAGCTGAGCAAACATTTTCGGGAAGTGTTCCATGATGGGTCGGAAAAGAACTTCGAATGTCATCCATTTAACAGAAGATTTGCCTACAGCAAGAAGAGCTTCTTCCCCATCGAGCCCCGAAACCTTCGTACCTTGGGTGTGAACAgacagaggaagaaaaaaagaggaagaggtgaTAAGTGTCCAGGAAAAGGGATTAGAGAAAAACACAAGCATAGGAAGTCAGGCAGACCAAACAGTCGTACATTTGAAAGTGGACGAACTCCCTTATACAGGCGGTTGCCAAAGTGGCCCGAGGCATGGCTAagtaggcaaaaaaaaaactatgaCTGCCTTAACCTTTCCAAGCTGAGGTACTTCattgaaaagggaagactGGACGTGCGGTTCCCAATTACGCAGAGACATTTGCACGACTCCAAGTGcgtaaaagtgaaaaatggagTGAAGCTATTCAACGTGAATGACTATCCTTTCCCATACAAGATTGACATAGAAGTGGCCAATGCGGATCAGTCCTCCATCGATGTGATTAAAAAAGTCGGAGGAACTGTAACCATTGTCTACATGGAAAGGATAAATCTCAGGGCCCACGTTAAGCCCTACAAATTTGAAGTTCTCCCCAGAACGGCTAGACCCAATCTCGATATGAtccattttttggaaaaaatgagaagtaGGGGGTGCCTCGTTAAGTATATAAAACCCTTGTGGTTAAttgaggaagagaagaggaTCATCAATGAACTCACCGAGGCGGAGGAGAGCTCCAAGCTGTGCCCCGAGGGAACGGACTCTTGGGGGGACGCGGAAGACGAGGAGAAGCGCCGTGACAGGTTGCTCCGTGGTTATCGACTACAGAACACGAACGTCGACGGGGGTAGCCGTTAG